A single window of Callithrix jacchus isolate 240 chromosome 6, calJac240_pri, whole genome shotgun sequence DNA harbors:
- the LRRFIP1 gene encoding leucine-rich repeat flightless-interacting protein 1 isoform X29 yields MTSPAAAQSREIDCLSPEAQRLAEARLAAKRAARAEAREIRMKELERQQKEVEERPEKDFTEKGLRNMPGLSAATLASLGGTSSRRGSGDTSISIDTEASIREIKDSLAEVEEKYKKAMVSNAQLDNEKTNFMYQVDTLKDMLLELEEQLAESRRQYEEKSKEFEREKHAHSILQFQFAEVKEALKQREEMLEEIRQLQQKQASSIREISDLQETIEWKDKKIGKHGIILNSEIATNGETSDTLNNVGYQGPTGMTKEELNALKSTGDGALGRASEVEVKNEIVANVGKREILHSTEKEQHTEDTVKDCVDIEVFHAAENTKDQKSSEDTAPSLGTLAGAAYEKQVQSQILESTSLPENTAQVESNEVVGAPDDRTRTPLEPPNCWSDLAAGSHAENVGEAAVTQVGEQAGTVASRPSGHSDDTVYRDEKCVVEVPQDLEASTGNSLEKELTSQEAAEPTEVPIQSTEEEGEETGWRDEKPTKTEGPGSPAGPKSNDEEATGPSAVDVQSEPLDMKDPGEEKNGQQGEALDSSQKKTKNKKKKNKKKKSPVPVETLKDVKELTYQNTELSEMKAEEQVKSPDGRSVAEAQNEVTENPKQKIAAESSETVGNPRMRLDGKLGQEGDDGKAAAGEVPADGDTFDFEDGTVHSAGTRASGEELDEDVAKDNAEIDGATQSSPAEPEGEDAGRCTLPENASPSQDMSDAREAESTERYVMPEHRSRTVRRALDSGSLDDDDLSAPGGELGDFNPESREGTAGGNEKGKSKEDCTMS; encoded by the exons GTAGAAGAGAGACCAGAAAAAGATTTTACTGAGAAG GGGTTGCGTAACATGCCAGGCCTGTCTGCAGCCACGCTGGCCTCTCTGGGTGGGACTTCCTCCCGGAGGGGCAGTGGAGACACCTCCATCTCCATCGACACCGAGGCATCCATCAGGGAAATCAAG GACTCTCTGGCAGAAGTTGAAGAGAAATATAAGAAGGCTATGGTTTCCAATGCCCAGCTAgacaatgaaaagacaaacttCATGTACCAGGTCGATACCTTGAAAGATATGTTGCTGGAGCTTGAAGAACAGCTGGCTGAATCTAGGCGGCAGTAcgaagagaaaagcaaa GAATTTGAAAGGGAAAAACACGCCCATAGCATACTGCAGTTTCAGTTTGCCGAAGTCAAGGAGGCCCTGAAGCAAAGAGAGGAAATGCTTGAG GAAATCCGACAGCTACAGCAGAAACAGGCGAGTTCTATCAGGGAGATTTCTGATCTTCAGGAAACAATAGAGTGGAAAGACAAAAAGATAGGG AAACATGGAATAATCCTAAATTCAGAAATAGCTACCAATGGAGAGACTTCCGACACTCTAAATAATGTTGGATACCAGGGTCCCACCGGGATGACAAAAGAAGAGTTGAATGCCCTCAAGTCGACAGGGGATGGGGCTCTAG GCAGAGCCAGTGAAGTGGAGGTGAAAAATGAAATCGTGGCGAATGTGGGGAAAAGAGAAATCTTGCACAGTACTGAGAAAGAGCAACACACAGAGGACACAGTGAAGGACTGTGTGGACATAGAGGTATTCCATGCTGCTGAGAATACCAAGGACCAGAAATCCTCTGAAGACACTGCCCCATCCCTAGGAACCTTAGCGGGTGCTGCCTATGAGAAACAGGTTCAAAGCCAAATTCTAGAGAGCACTTCTCTCCCTGAAAACACAGCACAGGTTGAGTCAAACGAGGTCGTGGGTGCACCAGATGACAGGACCAGAACTCCCCTTGAGCCACCCAACTGTTGGAGTGACTTAGCGGCTGGGAGCCATGCAGAGAATGTGGGAGAGGCAGCGGTGACTCAGGTTGGAGagcaggcaggcacagtggcctcACGTCCTTCAGGGCATAGCGATGACACTGTTTATCGTGATGAAAAATGTGTGGTAGAGGTCCCCCAAGATTTAGAGGCAAGCACAGGGAATAGTCTAGAGAAAGAACTCACCAGCCAGGAAGCAGCTGAGCCCACAGAGGTCCCAATTCAGAGTACAGAAGAAGAGGGTGAAGAAACAGGATGGAGGGATGAGAAACCAACCAAGACAGAAGGTCCTGGTTCTCCAGCAGGACCCAAGAGCAATGATGAGGAAGCGACAGGCCCCAGTGCAGTCGATGTTCAAAGCGAACCCTTAGATATGAAAGACCCTGGTGAAGAAAAGAATGGCCAACAGGGAGAGGCACTGGACTCATCACAGAAGAAgacaaagaacaagaaaaagaaaaacaagaagaaaaagtccCCAGTACCCGTAGAAACCCTTAAAGATGTTAAAGAGTTAACTTACCAGAACACAGAGTTAAGCGAGATGAAGGCAGAAGAGCAGGTAAAATCTCCTGACGGAAGGTCAGTAGCAGAAGCCCAAAACGAGGTGACTGAAAATCCAAAACAGAAAATTGCAGCAGAAAGCAGTGAAACTGTGGGGAATCCTAGAATGAGGTTGGATGGGAAACTTGGCCAAGAAGGTGATGATGGCAAAGCAGCAGCTGGGGAGGTCCCGGCTGACGGAGACACGTTCGATTTCGAGGATGGCACAGTCCACTCAGCAGGCACGAGGGCTAGTGGTGAAGAATTAGATGAAGATGTTGCAAAAGATAATGCTGAAATAGATGGTGCCACTCAGAGCAGCCCTGCAGAACCAGAGGGCGAAGACGCAGGTCGCTGCACCCTGCCCGAAAATGCAAGTCCCTCACAGGACATGAGTGACGCCCGtgaagcagaaagtacagagaggtATGTGATGCCGGAACATCGAAGCCGGACCGTCAGGAGAGCTTTAGACAGCGGCAGTCTAGACGATGATGACTTGTCGGCACCAGGAGGAGAGCTGGGGGACTTCAACCCGGAAAGCAGAGAAGGCACCGCAGGAGGAAACGAGAAGGGCAAAAGCAAAGAAGACTGCACCATGTCCTGA
- the LRRFIP1 gene encoding leucine-rich repeat flightless-interacting protein 1 isoform X31 has protein sequence MTSPAAAQSREIDCLSPEAQRLAEARLAAKRAARAEAREIRMKELERQQKEVEERPEKDFTEKGLRNMPGLSAATLASLGGTSSRRGSGDTSISIDTEASIREIKDSLAEVEEKYKKAMVSNAQLDNEKTNFMYQVDTLKDMLLELEEQLAESRRQYEEKSKEFEREKHAHSILQFQFAEVKEALKQREEMLEKHGIILNSEIATNGETSDTLNNVGYQGPTGMTKEELNALKSTGDGALGRASEVEVKNEIVANVGKREILHSTEKEQHTEDTVKDCVDIEVFHAAENTKDQKSSEDTAPSLGTLAGAAYEKQVQSQILESTSLPENTAQVESNEVVGAPDDRTRTPLEPPNCWSDLAAGSHAENVGEAAVTQVGEQAGTVASRPSGHSDDTVYRDEKCVVEVPQDLEASTGNSLEKELTSQEAAEPTEVPIQSTEEEGEETGWRDEKPTKTEGPGSPAGPKSNDEEATGPSAVDVQSEPLDMKDPGEEKNGQQGEALDSSQKKTKNKKKKNKKKKSPVPVETLKDVKELTYQNTELSEMKAEEQVKSPDGRSVAEAQNEVTENPKQKIAAESSETVGNPRMRLDGKLGQEGDDGKAAAGEVPADGDTFDFEDGTVHSAGTRASGEELDEDVAKDNAEIDGATQSSPAEPEGEDAGRCTLPENASPSQDMSDAREAESTERYVMPEHRSRTVRRALDSGSLDDDDLSAPGGELGDFNPESREGTAGGNEKGKSKEDCTMS, from the exons GTAGAAGAGAGACCAGAAAAAGATTTTACTGAGAAG GGGTTGCGTAACATGCCAGGCCTGTCTGCAGCCACGCTGGCCTCTCTGGGTGGGACTTCCTCCCGGAGGGGCAGTGGAGACACCTCCATCTCCATCGACACCGAGGCATCCATCAGGGAAATCAAG GACTCTCTGGCAGAAGTTGAAGAGAAATATAAGAAGGCTATGGTTTCCAATGCCCAGCTAgacaatgaaaagacaaacttCATGTACCAGGTCGATACCTTGAAAGATATGTTGCTGGAGCTTGAAGAACAGCTGGCTGAATCTAGGCGGCAGTAcgaagagaaaagcaaa GAATTTGAAAGGGAAAAACACGCCCATAGCATACTGCAGTTTCAGTTTGCCGAAGTCAAGGAGGCCCTGAAGCAAAGAGAGGAAATGCTTGAG AAACATGGAATAATCCTAAATTCAGAAATAGCTACCAATGGAGAGACTTCCGACACTCTAAATAATGTTGGATACCAGGGTCCCACCGGGATGACAAAAGAAGAGTTGAATGCCCTCAAGTCGACAGGGGATGGGGCTCTAG GCAGAGCCAGTGAAGTGGAGGTGAAAAATGAAATCGTGGCGAATGTGGGGAAAAGAGAAATCTTGCACAGTACTGAGAAAGAGCAACACACAGAGGACACAGTGAAGGACTGTGTGGACATAGAGGTATTCCATGCTGCTGAGAATACCAAGGACCAGAAATCCTCTGAAGACACTGCCCCATCCCTAGGAACCTTAGCGGGTGCTGCCTATGAGAAACAGGTTCAAAGCCAAATTCTAGAGAGCACTTCTCTCCCTGAAAACACAGCACAGGTTGAGTCAAACGAGGTCGTGGGTGCACCAGATGACAGGACCAGAACTCCCCTTGAGCCACCCAACTGTTGGAGTGACTTAGCGGCTGGGAGCCATGCAGAGAATGTGGGAGAGGCAGCGGTGACTCAGGTTGGAGagcaggcaggcacagtggcctcACGTCCTTCAGGGCATAGCGATGACACTGTTTATCGTGATGAAAAATGTGTGGTAGAGGTCCCCCAAGATTTAGAGGCAAGCACAGGGAATAGTCTAGAGAAAGAACTCACCAGCCAGGAAGCAGCTGAGCCCACAGAGGTCCCAATTCAGAGTACAGAAGAAGAGGGTGAAGAAACAGGATGGAGGGATGAGAAACCAACCAAGACAGAAGGTCCTGGTTCTCCAGCAGGACCCAAGAGCAATGATGAGGAAGCGACAGGCCCCAGTGCAGTCGATGTTCAAAGCGAACCCTTAGATATGAAAGACCCTGGTGAAGAAAAGAATGGCCAACAGGGAGAGGCACTGGACTCATCACAGAAGAAgacaaagaacaagaaaaagaaaaacaagaagaaaaagtccCCAGTACCCGTAGAAACCCTTAAAGATGTTAAAGAGTTAACTTACCAGAACACAGAGTTAAGCGAGATGAAGGCAGAAGAGCAGGTAAAATCTCCTGACGGAAGGTCAGTAGCAGAAGCCCAAAACGAGGTGACTGAAAATCCAAAACAGAAAATTGCAGCAGAAAGCAGTGAAACTGTGGGGAATCCTAGAATGAGGTTGGATGGGAAACTTGGCCAAGAAGGTGATGATGGCAAAGCAGCAGCTGGGGAGGTCCCGGCTGACGGAGACACGTTCGATTTCGAGGATGGCACAGTCCACTCAGCAGGCACGAGGGCTAGTGGTGAAGAATTAGATGAAGATGTTGCAAAAGATAATGCTGAAATAGATGGTGCCACTCAGAGCAGCCCTGCAGAACCAGAGGGCGAAGACGCAGGTCGCTGCACCCTGCCCGAAAATGCAAGTCCCTCACAGGACATGAGTGACGCCCGtgaagcagaaagtacagagaggtATGTGATGCCGGAACATCGAAGCCGGACCGTCAGGAGAGCTTTAGACAGCGGCAGTCTAGACGATGATGACTTGTCGGCACCAGGAGGAGAGCTGGGGGACTTCAACCCGGAAAGCAGAGAAGGCACCGCAGGAGGAAACGAGAAGGGCAAAAGCAAAGAAGACTGCACCATGTCCTGA
- the LRRFIP1 gene encoding leucine-rich repeat flightless-interacting protein 1 isoform X19, producing MDMGTQGSGRKRLPNRERLTAEDDALNQIAREAEARLAAKRAARAEAREIRMKELERQQKEVEERPEKDFTEKGLRNMPGLSAATLASLGGTSSRRGSGDTSISIDTEASIREIKELSELKDQIQDVEGKYMQGLKEMKDSLAEVEEKYKKAMVSNAQLDNEKTNFMYQVDTLKDMLLELEEQLAESRRQYEEKSKEFEREKHAHSILQFQFAEVKEALKQREEMLEEIRQLQQKQASSIREISDLQETIEWKDKKIGALERQKEFFDSVRSERDDLREEVVMLKVELKKHGIILNSEIATNGETSDTLNNVGYQGPTGMTKEELNALKSTGDGALGRASEVEVKNEIVANVGKREILHSTEKEQHTEDTVKDCVDIEVFHAAENTKDQKSSEDTAPSLGTLAGAAYEKQVQSQILESTSLPENTAQVESNEVVGAPDDRTRTPLEPPNCWSDLAAGSHAENVGEAAVTQVGEQAGTVASRPSGHSDDTVYRDEKCVVEVPQDLEASTGNSLEKELTSQEAAEPTEVPIQSTEEEGEETGWRDEKPTKTEGPGSPAGPKSNDEEATGPSAVDVQSEPLDMKDPGEEKNGQQGEALDSSQKKTKNKKKKNKKKKSPVPVETLKDVKELTYQNTELSEMKAEEQVKSPDGRSVAEAQNEVTENPKQKIAAESSETVGNPRMRLDGKLGQEGDDGKAAAGEVPADGDTFDFEDGTVHSAGTRASGEELDEDVAKDNAEIDGATQSSPAEPEGEDAGRCTLPENASPSQDMSDAREAESTERYVMPEHRSRTVRRALDSGSLDDDDLSAPGGELGDFNPESREGTAGGNEKGKSKEDCTMS from the exons GTAGAAGAGAGACCAGAAAAAGATTTTACTGAGAAG GGGTTGCGTAACATGCCAGGCCTGTCTGCAGCCACGCTGGCCTCTCTGGGTGGGACTTCCTCCCGGAGGGGCAGTGGAGACACCTCCATCTCCATCGACACCGAGGCATCCATCAGGGAAATCAAG GAACTCAGTGAGTTAAAGGACCAGATTCAGGATGTAGAAGGCAAATACATGCAGGGACTGAAAGAAATGAAG GACTCTCTGGCAGAAGTTGAAGAGAAATATAAGAAGGCTATGGTTTCCAATGCCCAGCTAgacaatgaaaagacaaacttCATGTACCAGGTCGATACCTTGAAAGATATGTTGCTGGAGCTTGAAGAACAGCTGGCTGAATCTAGGCGGCAGTAcgaagagaaaagcaaa GAATTTGAAAGGGAAAAACACGCCCATAGCATACTGCAGTTTCAGTTTGCCGAAGTCAAGGAGGCCCTGAAGCAAAGAGAGGAAATGCTTGAG GAAATCCGACAGCTACAGCAGAAACAGGCGAGTTCTATCAGGGAGATTTCTGATCTTCAGGAAACAATAGAGTGGAAAGACAAAAAGATAGGG GCGTTAGAGAGGCAGAAAGAGTTCTTTGACTCCGTAAGGAGTGAACGGGACGATCTCAGAGAAGAAGTAGTCATGCTCAAAGTGGAATTAAAG AAACATGGAATAATCCTAAATTCAGAAATAGCTACCAATGGAGAGACTTCCGACACTCTAAATAATGTTGGATACCAGGGTCCCACCGGGATGACAAAAGAAGAGTTGAATGCCCTCAAGTCGACAGGGGATGGGGCTCTAG GCAGAGCCAGTGAAGTGGAGGTGAAAAATGAAATCGTGGCGAATGTGGGGAAAAGAGAAATCTTGCACAGTACTGAGAAAGAGCAACACACAGAGGACACAGTGAAGGACTGTGTGGACATAGAGGTATTCCATGCTGCTGAGAATACCAAGGACCAGAAATCCTCTGAAGACACTGCCCCATCCCTAGGAACCTTAGCGGGTGCTGCCTATGAGAAACAGGTTCAAAGCCAAATTCTAGAGAGCACTTCTCTCCCTGAAAACACAGCACAGGTTGAGTCAAACGAGGTCGTGGGTGCACCAGATGACAGGACCAGAACTCCCCTTGAGCCACCCAACTGTTGGAGTGACTTAGCGGCTGGGAGCCATGCAGAGAATGTGGGAGAGGCAGCGGTGACTCAGGTTGGAGagcaggcaggcacagtggcctcACGTCCTTCAGGGCATAGCGATGACACTGTTTATCGTGATGAAAAATGTGTGGTAGAGGTCCCCCAAGATTTAGAGGCAAGCACAGGGAATAGTCTAGAGAAAGAACTCACCAGCCAGGAAGCAGCTGAGCCCACAGAGGTCCCAATTCAGAGTACAGAAGAAGAGGGTGAAGAAACAGGATGGAGGGATGAGAAACCAACCAAGACAGAAGGTCCTGGTTCTCCAGCAGGACCCAAGAGCAATGATGAGGAAGCGACAGGCCCCAGTGCAGTCGATGTTCAAAGCGAACCCTTAGATATGAAAGACCCTGGTGAAGAAAAGAATGGCCAACAGGGAGAGGCACTGGACTCATCACAGAAGAAgacaaagaacaagaaaaagaaaaacaagaagaaaaagtccCCAGTACCCGTAGAAACCCTTAAAGATGTTAAAGAGTTAACTTACCAGAACACAGAGTTAAGCGAGATGAAGGCAGAAGAGCAGGTAAAATCTCCTGACGGAAGGTCAGTAGCAGAAGCCCAAAACGAGGTGACTGAAAATCCAAAACAGAAAATTGCAGCAGAAAGCAGTGAAACTGTGGGGAATCCTAGAATGAGGTTGGATGGGAAACTTGGCCAAGAAGGTGATGATGGCAAAGCAGCAGCTGGGGAGGTCCCGGCTGACGGAGACACGTTCGATTTCGAGGATGGCACAGTCCACTCAGCAGGCACGAGGGCTAGTGGTGAAGAATTAGATGAAGATGTTGCAAAAGATAATGCTGAAATAGATGGTGCCACTCAGAGCAGCCCTGCAGAACCAGAGGGCGAAGACGCAGGTCGCTGCACCCTGCCCGAAAATGCAAGTCCCTCACAGGACATGAGTGACGCCCGtgaagcagaaagtacagagaggtATGTGATGCCGGAACATCGAAGCCGGACCGTCAGGAGAGCTTTAGACAGCGGCAGTCTAGACGATGATGACTTGTCGGCACCAGGAGGAGAGCTGGGGGACTTCAACCCGGAAAGCAGAGAAGGCACCGCAGGAGGAAACGAGAAGGGCAAAAGCAAAGAAGACTGCACCATGTCCTGA
- the LRRFIP1 gene encoding leucine-rich repeat flightless-interacting protein 1 isoform X27 yields MDMGTQGSGRKRLPNRERLTAEDDALNQIAREAEARLAAKRAARAEAREIRMKELERQQKEVEERPEKDFTEKGLRNMPGLSAATLASLGGTSSRRGSGDTSISIDTEASIREIKELSELKDQIQDVEGKYMQGLKEMKDSLAEVEEKYKKAMVSNAQLDNEKTNFMYQVDTLKDMLLELEEQLAESRRQYEEKSKEFEREKHAHSILQFQFAEVKEALKQREEMLEKHGIILNSEIATNGETSDTLNNVGYQGPTGMTKEELNALKSTGDGALGRASEVEVKNEIVANVGKREILHSTEKEQHTEDTVKDCVDIEVFHAAENTKDQKSSEDTAPSLGTLAGAAYEKQVQSQILESTSLPENTAQVESNEVVGAPDDRTRTPLEPPNCWSDLAAGSHAENVGEAAVTQVGEQAGTVASRPSGHSDDTVYRDEKCVVEVPQDLEASTGNSLEKELTSQEAAEPTEVPIQSTEEEGEETGWRDEKPTKTEGPGSPAGPKSNDEEATGPSAVDVQSEPLDMKDPGEEKNGQQGEALDSSQKKTKNKKKKNKKKKSPVPVETLKDVKELTYQNTELSEMKAEEQVKSPDGRSVAEAQNEVTENPKQKIAAESSETVGNPRMRLDGKLGQEGDDGKAAAGEVPADGDTFDFEDGTVHSAGTRASGEELDEDVAKDNAEIDGATQSSPAEPEGEDAGRCTLPENASPSQDMSDAREAESTERYVMPEHRSRTVRRALDSGSLDDDDLSAPGGELGDFNPESREGTAGGNEKGKSKEDCTMS; encoded by the exons GTAGAAGAGAGACCAGAAAAAGATTTTACTGAGAAG GGGTTGCGTAACATGCCAGGCCTGTCTGCAGCCACGCTGGCCTCTCTGGGTGGGACTTCCTCCCGGAGGGGCAGTGGAGACACCTCCATCTCCATCGACACCGAGGCATCCATCAGGGAAATCAAG GAACTCAGTGAGTTAAAGGACCAGATTCAGGATGTAGAAGGCAAATACATGCAGGGACTGAAAGAAATGAAG GACTCTCTGGCAGAAGTTGAAGAGAAATATAAGAAGGCTATGGTTTCCAATGCCCAGCTAgacaatgaaaagacaaacttCATGTACCAGGTCGATACCTTGAAAGATATGTTGCTGGAGCTTGAAGAACAGCTGGCTGAATCTAGGCGGCAGTAcgaagagaaaagcaaa GAATTTGAAAGGGAAAAACACGCCCATAGCATACTGCAGTTTCAGTTTGCCGAAGTCAAGGAGGCCCTGAAGCAAAGAGAGGAAATGCTTGAG AAACATGGAATAATCCTAAATTCAGAAATAGCTACCAATGGAGAGACTTCCGACACTCTAAATAATGTTGGATACCAGGGTCCCACCGGGATGACAAAAGAAGAGTTGAATGCCCTCAAGTCGACAGGGGATGGGGCTCTAG GCAGAGCCAGTGAAGTGGAGGTGAAAAATGAAATCGTGGCGAATGTGGGGAAAAGAGAAATCTTGCACAGTACTGAGAAAGAGCAACACACAGAGGACACAGTGAAGGACTGTGTGGACATAGAGGTATTCCATGCTGCTGAGAATACCAAGGACCAGAAATCCTCTGAAGACACTGCCCCATCCCTAGGAACCTTAGCGGGTGCTGCCTATGAGAAACAGGTTCAAAGCCAAATTCTAGAGAGCACTTCTCTCCCTGAAAACACAGCACAGGTTGAGTCAAACGAGGTCGTGGGTGCACCAGATGACAGGACCAGAACTCCCCTTGAGCCACCCAACTGTTGGAGTGACTTAGCGGCTGGGAGCCATGCAGAGAATGTGGGAGAGGCAGCGGTGACTCAGGTTGGAGagcaggcaggcacagtggcctcACGTCCTTCAGGGCATAGCGATGACACTGTTTATCGTGATGAAAAATGTGTGGTAGAGGTCCCCCAAGATTTAGAGGCAAGCACAGGGAATAGTCTAGAGAAAGAACTCACCAGCCAGGAAGCAGCTGAGCCCACAGAGGTCCCAATTCAGAGTACAGAAGAAGAGGGTGAAGAAACAGGATGGAGGGATGAGAAACCAACCAAGACAGAAGGTCCTGGTTCTCCAGCAGGACCCAAGAGCAATGATGAGGAAGCGACAGGCCCCAGTGCAGTCGATGTTCAAAGCGAACCCTTAGATATGAAAGACCCTGGTGAAGAAAAGAATGGCCAACAGGGAGAGGCACTGGACTCATCACAGAAGAAgacaaagaacaagaaaaagaaaaacaagaagaaaaagtccCCAGTACCCGTAGAAACCCTTAAAGATGTTAAAGAGTTAACTTACCAGAACACAGAGTTAAGCGAGATGAAGGCAGAAGAGCAGGTAAAATCTCCTGACGGAAGGTCAGTAGCAGAAGCCCAAAACGAGGTGACTGAAAATCCAAAACAGAAAATTGCAGCAGAAAGCAGTGAAACTGTGGGGAATCCTAGAATGAGGTTGGATGGGAAACTTGGCCAAGAAGGTGATGATGGCAAAGCAGCAGCTGGGGAGGTCCCGGCTGACGGAGACACGTTCGATTTCGAGGATGGCACAGTCCACTCAGCAGGCACGAGGGCTAGTGGTGAAGAATTAGATGAAGATGTTGCAAAAGATAATGCTGAAATAGATGGTGCCACTCAGAGCAGCCCTGCAGAACCAGAGGGCGAAGACGCAGGTCGCTGCACCCTGCCCGAAAATGCAAGTCCCTCACAGGACATGAGTGACGCCCGtgaagcagaaagtacagagaggtATGTGATGCCGGAACATCGAAGCCGGACCGTCAGGAGAGCTTTAGACAGCGGCAGTCTAGACGATGATGACTTGTCGGCACCAGGAGGAGAGCTGGGGGACTTCAACCCGGAAAGCAGAGAAGGCACCGCAGGAGGAAACGAGAAGGGCAAAAGCAAAGAAGACTGCACCATGTCCTGA